The following nucleotide sequence is from Psychrobacter alimentarius.
TTTTAATGAGATTATGAAGCTTTCATTGTAGACGAGCAGAGTGACGGATTCATTTACTGATTTAATATAACTAAGCTGTTGATTCAAAAATGATCTGTATTTAAAGCCTTCTCGATATCTTCTTTAGACTCAGCACCGACCTCTCTAAAAATATCAACCATATCATTGAGTGAAAACTGACCACCTGACACAAGCTGCCATAATTCGTCACCTACTAACAGATCTTGGCGGTCATAAAAGTTGTCCCAACGCTTATAATTATTATCCGTTCTCGACTCAGGTTTATAAGGGATGGCGATGTAGGTTTGAATTTTATTAGTGTCCTAAATTAGTTGACCACTACAATTTTTTACTTACAACACGCAACCTTTTTAACACACGTTGATTATAAATCTTGTTTTTCGAGGTGCTAATATAATTGAGTAATACTTAACTTAGATATCATAAACCACTGATTCTAATAACTTTCATCTTGTATTATCACAGATTATTGTTTATCGAGATTTTGCAATCTTTACTTAATTGGAGAAATTATGCGTGCTTTAACCTACCACGGTGCTAAAGATGTGCGAGTGGACAATGTCCCAGAGCCTAAACTGCAAGAAAAAGATGATGTTATTTTACGTGTGACTGCGACTGCAATTTGTGGCTCAGATTTACACCTGTATCGTGGCAAAATGCCTGCAACCGAGGAAGGCGATATCTTCGGTCATGAGTTTATGGGTGTGGTTGAAGAAGTAGGCTCTGAAGTCACTGCGGTTAAAAAAGGCGATAGAGTTGTTATTCCTTTTGTTATTGCATGTGGTAACTGCTTTTTCTGTCAGCATGACCTAATGTCCGCTTGTGAGACTACAAATACAGGCCCAGGCGCTGCTATTAATAAAAAAATAATTCCGCCACCGGCTGCTTTATTTGGTTTTAGCCATTTATATGGTGGGATTCCTGGTGGACAAGCAGAATTTGTACGGGTTCCTAAAGGTAATTTTAATCCGTTCAAAGTAAATGGCTCACTGTCAGATGAGAAGGTTTTATTTTTATCAGATATTTTACCAACTGCTTGGCAGGCCGTGACTAATGCCAATATTACTAAAGGTTCAACCGTAGCTATTTATGGTGCGGGTCCTGTGGGGTTGTTATCAGCAGCTTGTGCCAAAATGTTAGGCGCTGAGCAGATCTTCGTGGTAGATCATAATGACTACCGTTTGCAGTATGCCAAAGATACGTACGGGGCTATTCCGGTTAATTTCGATAAGGTAGATGCTGCTGAATTCATCATTGAACAGACCAAAGGACATCGCGGCGTTGACGGCGTTATTGATGCGATTGGCTTTGAAGCCAAAGGCAGTATGCTAGAAACAATAATGACCAATTTGAAAATTGAAGGGTCAAGTGGTGCAGCTTTACGTCAATGTATTGCAGCTGTGCGTCGTGGCGGGGTCGTTAGTGTTCCGGGTGTGTATGCAGGACCCATTCATGGTTTCTTATTTGGTGACGCTTTTGATAAAGGGCTTACTTTCAAAATGGGCCAAACCCATGTACACAAGTATTTACCACAATTATTAGAGTATATTGAAAATGGTGATTTATCACCTGAAGCTATTATTACTCACCGTATGAATTTGTCTGACGCTGCTAAAGGTTATGAAATTTTCGAAAAGCGTGAAGAAGAATGTCGTAAAGTCATTTTAACTCCTTGATTTTTCAAATTTACCCTTAACTTTTAACATTTAAGAGTTAAGTCATAGCTGCTTTAACGAGATTATCTTAAATAATGATTATCGTTAAAGCAGCTAGTAAAAAAATCTTTAACTTGTTTTTCTCTGCACACGACAAAAAAATCACCCCCCCCCAACCGATTTTCATGGGTTTAGGGATTAAAAAACCAACTAACTGTCTTAGATGGTCTTAAAGCTTAGAAGTGTAAAGCACAATAAACTTTCTCATATTTATCAGGATCATCTTTATTAGCTACAAACCCTTTGCTAACCAACGTTACCGAGTTAAATGTTTCACCTTCATCATTAGTTATCATAACAATCAAGTTTTGATCCTCAAAACTTTGGAGTTCTTTAATCAGCTCTTTAATTGTCTTAGTTCTATCTTCCCATTGCACTATACTTAAAAAATAAAACCTCTAAACGATAACCTATCTATCATTAGACTGGTCTCTGCTATTAAATGATAGTAATATCCTACTATTATCAATGAACATTCATTATTAAGTCTAAGTAATAGAGATGGCGTTATGACGGTTCGTATTTATGTGAGAGCCAGCACTAAGGATCAAGACGCTAAGAGAGCATTGTCTGACTTGATTAGCTTTAGCCAAAGCTATGATGATATCTATGCTGAATACATTGAGCATTTCAGTGGTACGAAGCTCGATCGACCGGTATTAGCCAAACTGCTAAAGGACGCTGAGCAAGGCGATATTCTGCTGGTTGAAAGCGTGGATAGATTAAGCAGGCTATCTCAAGATGATTTTGCAATTCTAAAGCAGCGTATCAAAGATAAGGGCTTACGATTGGTGGTGGCGGATCTACCAACCACGCATACGGTAAGTAAAGGTATGACAGGTGATATCCTAACAGTGATTAACCATATGCTGATCGATTTGTTGGCAACGATGGCAAAGCTTGATAACGACAAGCGTAGAGAGCGCATCAAGCAGGGATTGGCTAACAGTGGCTATAAACCTACTGGTAAGAAGCCTAATACGACGAAACACAATCGTATTAAAGAATTGGCTAGTAAAAACAACATGACAAAAGAAGAGATCGCTAAGGCCGTTGGTGTTGGGGTGGCTACCGTTTATCGAGTATTAAAGCAGGGATGATAGCTGAGGTATTTAACTATTTACTTGCCTTCATTATAGATATGATGCTATCAGATACATAATGGTTAAAGGGCGGTTCTAGATAAGTAAATTACAACGATTTAATTAGCTCGATTAACCTAGCTGCTCAAGATATGAGAGTTTGAGATGATTATGAGCATTTTGGTAGCTCTCTGCCTCTAGGCTAGCTAATGTTTGCTCTACGTACTTATTGATGCCATCAATCATCTCATTGGCATCTTCTTGCCATTCAAAACTGTAATCTGTATCAAGAGAATCTAGATCATCAATTTTTTTTAGATTAATTAAGGCATCCATGAGTTTGCGTAGATTATTAAAGTCTAGGCTCGATATTGCGGTCTGCTTCTTAATGTTTTGCATCGAGAAAACCCCCATGGCTATTAGGATCTTTTAAGTGGTTCCATTATAGCGGTCTATTTTAAGTGGTCTGTTAATAGGTTTAGAGGGTGAGATAGCTGGTTCCCTTGGGGTATACCTTAATAGAACCAGTGAAAACTGATTTCTTCTATCCAAAGTCATTTCTCATAACATTTCTTATGAGAACAATGATTCGAGAGTCACCAGCGCATAGGTGCTATATAAGGCAGAGCAGATTTGAGTTGCTCATAAGTACCATTTACCAGAATATCATCTGTTACTTCCTGAATATTAGTATGACCACAGAATGCCATGCTGATATCACATTCTTTATAAATGATCTCAAGCGCACGACGTACACCATCTTCGCCATAAGCACCAAGTCCGTAAAGAAACGCGCGGCCAATAAGTGTGCCTTTGGCACCCAATGAGATTGCTTTTAAGACATCTTGACCAGAGCGGATACCGCTGTCTAACCATACTTCGATATCACTATTCTCAGCATGAACCGCTTGTATAATATCACTTAGCGCAGCAATAGAAGATGGTGCACCATCTAATTGACGCCCACCATGATTCGAAACCACCAGTGCATCAGCCCCACTACGTGCGGCCATGATCGCATCTTCAGGCTCCATAATGCCTTTTATAATGAGCTTACCGCCCCACATATCTTTGATGCGCGCGACATCATCCCAGCTAAGTGCAGGATCAAATTGCTCTGCCGTCCACGCTGATAAAGAAGAGATGTCTTCGACATTTTTAGCATGACCGACAATATTACCAAAAGTACGCCGTTTAGTACCCAGCATATTCATGCACCATTGCGGTTTGGTCATTAAGTTTAAAATATTGGCAAGCGTTGGTTTAGGGGGTGCAGAAAGACCATTTTTAATGTCTTTATGACGTTGCCCTAATACTTGTAAATCGGCGGTCAAGATAAGCGCTGAACAATTGGCTTCTTTGGCACGGCGAATTAGGTTGGCTATAAATTCCTGATCGCGCATCATATACAGCTGAAACCAAAACGGTGCACTAGTATGCGTCGCCACATCTTCAATAGAACAAATACTCATAGTCGATAGCGAAAACGGTACACCAAATTTCTCAGCCGCGCGCGCCGCATGAATCTCACCATCTGCCCACATCATACCCGTGAAGCCTGTTGGCGCGATCGCTACGGGCATATTGACAGGCATCCCCAGCATTTCAGTAGCAAGCGATCGTCCTTCCATATTGATCATCACACGCTGGCGCAGCTTTATACGGTCAAAGTCAGTCTCATTATTATGATAGGTGGTCTCAGTCCATGAACCGGAGTCGACATAATCATAAAACATACGGGGTACTTTACGTTCAGCGACTTGGCGCAAGTCTTCAATATTTGTAATTTTGCTTAAATCTTTCACGGGGTTTTCCTTGATAACTATTTAGTAATTGTAATGTAGTCACTGTAACTAACCATTCTGAATCTAATATAGATAATACAATGGCGTCAGAATGATGAGTTCATAGGATTTTTTAGTGTAGCTATTAAATATTAATTAATTGCCTTTTTTCTACTGGTCAGCGACATTAGTACAAAAAATACTACTGGCCAAATGATAGCCAAAATCCACCACCAAAAATCACCAAAAATGATACCCATACCAATCAATCCAGCTTGAATGACGTAGTAAATCATGGCGAGCAAGGTTTTTCGAATGACGTAGCCTTCTTTATCTATTAACCCGACCACTGCACACGCGGCAACCACGTTATGTACTGAAATCATATTACCCGCTGCACCGCCCACTGCTTGAAGTGCTACTACTTGTGCAGCATGGCTGCTATCAAGGCCAATTTGGCTGGCAGTTGACCACTGAAAATAAGAAAACATCATATTACTGATGGTATTGGAACCTGCAATGAACGCACCCATTGCGCCAATCCATGGCGAGACTAGCGGCCATGCATTTTGAAACGCCCCAGCCGCACTTTCAGCCAATAATATCGGCATGGCTGGTAGCGAAGTGGCGACATCGGCGGCTGAACCTGAATTAATAAATACTTGTACCATCGGCACCGAAAACAATAAAGCTGGCGCTGCCGCAATCATAGTTTTTGCTGAATTAATCCAACTACGTTTTACCGCTTGTCTGTTCATTTTAAACAGCAATATACACAGTAATGAAGTAATAATTAAAATAGTACCCGGAGAATAAGCGAGTTGTATTTTACTAGAAATAGTCGTACCAAAAAGATTGGCAAGGTTAATCGTTGTGAAGTCCCCTACCAAAAAGTTTTTCAGCGGTGTCACAACCCGAGATACAATTAATAGCCCAATAACAATAATATAAGGAGAAAATGCCCTTATTAAAGTAAACTTTGGTGCTATTGAATCATCATATTGTTCTTCGTCCAAAGTACCTAGCCAATCTTTGTCCCAGTCGTCTCGGGGTGCAAAATCGAAGATATCTTTCGGCATTAAAAATCCGCGCTTTGCCGCAGGAAGTACAATCAGTAAACCGATAAAACCGCCTACTAATGATGGAAACTCAGGACCTAGGTATTTAGCCACCAAAAAGTAGGGAATGGTAAAGCTGAGACCGGCAAAGAGTGCAAAAGGCCACACTTTGAGCCCTTCGATAAAAGAGCGTTTTTCGCCAAAAAATCGCGTCAAAAATGCACTTAAAATTAGCGGAATTAAAAAGCCTACTAATGCATGTAACAGCCCGATATTAGCGGTAATTTGTAAGAGATAATTTTCAGCAGAGGTCGGCGCAATAGACTGAGCTAGATCTTGTTTATCACTGATACCAGACCAAACGCCAAGTAATATCGGTGTGCCAACGGCACCAAATGACACCGGCGTAGACTGGATAATCAACATGACCATAACAGAAGCCATTGCTGGGAAACCTAGCGCCAATAATAGTGGAGTACCGATAGCAGATGGCGTACCAAATCCTGATGAGCCCTCCACCAATGAGCAGAATAACCACGCCACAATGATTGCTTGAACGCGTCTGTCAGGCGAGATATCCATAAAACCTTTACGAATGGCGATGATGGCACCACTTTCTTTTAAGGTATTGAGTAACAAGATAGCCGCAAATACGATGAATAAAATCGTGAGCGCTACAATAATACCGTTAACAGTGGCAGCAGCGACTTGAGCGCCACTAGCATGCCAAACGAAAAAAGCTAGCAATGCCGTTGCAAGATAAGCTGCGCTCATAGATATTTTTGCCGGTAGCCGCAGGACTACAAGTAACAAGAAAACGACGAGAATAGGCGCTAAAGCCAAAAAGGTATACATTATAACAATCCTTGTTGATAAGTGTACCAGCCAATTATTTTATTAAGCTGGAATCACTAAACCTGAAGTTATGCCAAAGTCTTTTTAGCTTTTAAATAACATATTATTATTTGACTTCAACAGTCCTCTGTTTTTATATTTTTACGAACATAAGAATATCTTTAAGTTATCGAGATTCGATAGTTCTTCTGTATTTAATATGGTAAATTGCTTGGACAGCCAAAATAGCAAAAGTTGACAAATTATACTAGTAAATAAATATAGATCAAAAAATTAAAAGTTATGACGATCTTGATCAGCGAGTCTTTGATTATAATCTCGATGATTACAGTAATGAGCCCTATCGTCGATTGCTCTCGTTAATCCTGCATAAAATAAAAGCCACCAATCTCTATATATAAAGTAAGGGGCTTGATAGCGAGGCTAAAAAAAGATGAGCTACAACTGAAAATTTAAGTCCTCACTAGGGAACCGAACCAGTGAAATTGGTTTGTCATAGGCATACTTACAATAGATTATAGGTCAATGATAGGCTGTCAGATGGTTTTAGCTGTTCTGTACTTGCAGTGAGTAATTCGATTTTTTTTGGCACTACACAACACTTAGTGTATATTGATTGAATAACCACAAAGATAAAAGGGGATTAGCATTGAGTAATAAGCGTTTTATCTTTAGGTCACTTGGTGTCTGCGGTTTAATTTTCGTTTTGTCTGCGATGGTTGCTGCTAGGTTTTTTTAGTATGGTGACTGAATATTGAGTATGACTCCTACACAAGGAACCAAACTGGCGGTCGTAACCCTTACTGCTTATGACTTGTAGTTTTTATAATCTGCTCAATACCAACAACAATACCAACAATCGGTTTTTATTCTGTTAAATCAGTAACCCTGCTCATTCAACCGCCTATATGATTGACAGCCATATACATAACCGCCATCGCAAGCTTTCCCATACCATTCTTTTGCCGTAGATTTGTTTTGTCGAACAAAATCACCAGCTTCATAAATTTGTCCCATTTCAAGTTGAGCAAATATATAATCCTGATCAATGGCTTTATTTAACCAGTAAAGATGCTTTTCACGATCTTTAGGAACGCCCGAGCCAAGTCTATATCTAACTGAAAGTACATATTGCCATTTAGCTACCCCTTGTTCAGCTAGGTATTTAGTTGCCTCAACTTTCTCTGCCTCTGCTTTTGATATTTTTTGTGCTGTAGGCTTTACATGCTCCATTGCTGTACTTGAAACCATCAGCCCGAACGATAAACCTAGAACCATAAGCCCATTAGTAACTATATTTTTCAGTAATTGCATGGTCTTTATTTTCCTCGAAAGTGGTTTAAATCCTGATCGGTGCGCTATACAGGCATCGAACTATATGATGAAAATTTTTCAAGTTACTTCCTACTAGATTAACGGTAGGGTCAGATGTAAGGATAGTTATAATGAAATACATCAAACACTTTGTAAATTCTTATGGAGAGCATACTTGGGATTTTACGTACTACTATCATGAAGTAGTTCCTAAGATACTTAAACATAGGGATGAGTTAAGCCCGATTTTATCAAGTGATTTAAACGGAATAGATAATAGAGAGAAGACGCTTAATAAAGGCATAATCCAGACGATTTATTATGATTTAGAAAATGATAGGATTTCGTTGAAGATCGAGCAAAGACAAGGCAAAGATTTAATAGAAATCATCTATTCCGGTATTGTGAATGTTAATATCAATTGTTGTATATTACCAATCACCATAATGGTACATGAAGTAGACGTAACGCCTGATAGTAATATCATACATTCACTATTTTTATTAGGTGATACAGAAATAGTTTTTGAATGCAAAAAAATAGAATTAAAGACTATACCTCTTGAAAAAGTCACAAGTTAAGCTCAAAATCAACCGCACTGTCTAATTGATTATGTCAATATCAAAGCATATATTTTAGGTTCAACTCATCAAAATATATAGCAAGAAACTTTGACTATACTGCGTTTATTATAGATGTGTTTGTCCGTAGTATTGTTGGCTGGAAGGTGTCTAATCGTATGAACATCGATATGGTGATGGCAGCGTT
It contains:
- a CDS encoding TdeIII family type II restriction endonuclease, producing MQTYIAIPYKPESRTDNNYKRWDNFYDRQDLLVGDELWQLVSGGQFSLNDMVDIFREVGAESKEDIEKALNTDHF
- a CDS encoding zinc-dependent alcohol dehydrogenase, which translates into the protein MRALTYHGAKDVRVDNVPEPKLQEKDDVILRVTATAICGSDLHLYRGKMPATEEGDIFGHEFMGVVEEVGSEVTAVKKGDRVVIPFVIACGNCFFCQHDLMSACETTNTGPGAAINKKIIPPPAALFGFSHLYGGIPGGQAEFVRVPKGNFNPFKVNGSLSDEKVLFLSDILPTAWQAVTNANITKGSTVAIYGAGPVGLLSAACAKMLGAEQIFVVDHNDYRLQYAKDTYGAIPVNFDKVDAAEFIIEQTKGHRGVDGVIDAIGFEAKGSMLETIMTNLKIEGSSGAALRQCIAAVRRGGVVSVPGVYAGPIHGFLFGDAFDKGLTFKMGQTHVHKYLPQLLEYIENGDLSPEAIITHRMNLSDAAKGYEIFEKREEECRKVILTP
- a CDS encoding recombinase family protein; this encodes MTVRIYVRASTKDQDAKRALSDLISFSQSYDDIYAEYIEHFSGTKLDRPVLAKLLKDAEQGDILLVESVDRLSRLSQDDFAILKQRIKDKGLRLVVADLPTTHTVSKGMTGDILTVINHMLIDLLATMAKLDNDKRRERIKQGLANSGYKPTGKKPNTTKHNRIKELASKNNMTKEEIAKAVGVGVATVYRVLKQG
- a CDS encoding alpha-hydroxy acid oxidase — its product is MKDLSKITNIEDLRQVAERKVPRMFYDYVDSGSWTETTYHNNETDFDRIKLRQRVMINMEGRSLATEMLGMPVNMPVAIAPTGFTGMMWADGEIHAARAAEKFGVPFSLSTMSICSIEDVATHTSAPFWFQLYMMRDQEFIANLIRRAKEANCSALILTADLQVLGQRHKDIKNGLSAPPKPTLANILNLMTKPQWCMNMLGTKRRTFGNIVGHAKNVEDISSLSAWTAEQFDPALSWDDVARIKDMWGGKLIIKGIMEPEDAIMAARSGADALVVSNHGGRQLDGAPSSIAALSDIIQAVHAENSDIEVWLDSGIRSGQDVLKAISLGAKGTLIGRAFLYGLGAYGEDGVRRALEIIYKECDISMAFCGHTNIQEVTDDILVNGTYEQLKSALPYIAPMRW
- a CDS encoding L-lactate permease, which codes for MYTFLALAPILVVFLLLVVLRLPAKISMSAAYLATALLAFFVWHASGAQVAAATVNGIIVALTILFIVFAAILLLNTLKESGAIIAIRKGFMDISPDRRVQAIIVAWLFCSLVEGSSGFGTPSAIGTPLLLALGFPAMASVMVMLIIQSTPVSFGAVGTPILLGVWSGISDKQDLAQSIAPTSAENYLLQITANIGLLHALVGFLIPLILSAFLTRFFGEKRSFIEGLKVWPFALFAGLSFTIPYFLVAKYLGPEFPSLVGGFIGLLIVLPAAKRGFLMPKDIFDFAPRDDWDKDWLGTLDEEQYDDSIAPKFTLIRAFSPYIIVIGLLIVSRVVTPLKNFLVGDFTTINLANLFGTTISSKIQLAYSPGTILIITSLLCILLFKMNRQAVKRSWINSAKTMIAAAPALLFSVPMVQVFINSGSAADVATSLPAMPILLAESAAGAFQNAWPLVSPWIGAMGAFIAGSNTISNMMFSYFQWSTASQIGLDSSHAAQVVALQAVGGAAGNMISVHNVVAACAVVGLIDKEGYVIRKTLLAMIYYVIQAGLIGMGIIFGDFWWWILAIIWPVVFFVLMSLTSRKKAIN
- a CDS encoding tetratricopeptide repeat protein is translated as MQLLKNIVTNGLMVLGLSFGLMVSSTAMEHVKPTAQKISKAEAEKVEATKYLAEQGVAKWQYVLSVRYRLGSGVPKDREKHLYWLNKAIDQDYIFAQLEMGQIYEAGDFVRQNKSTAKEWYGKACDGGYVYGCQSYRRLNEQGY